The genomic DNA CGTACCCACGTCCTGGAGGCCCGTCATGAACGCTCCCCCCACGTCCAGCATGCTCCGGGCGCTGCCGTCGGAGCACCGGCAGCAGCTGATGCGGGTCGCTCTGGAGGTGTCCTTCCCCGAGGGGACGCGCCTGTTCGAGGAGGGCGCACGCGCGGACCGCTTCTGGGTGATCCGCACCGGCGCGATCGATCTCGACATGCACGTTCCGGGCCGCAAGGCGGTTGTCATCGAGACTCTCCGGCACAACGAACTCGTCGGCTGGTCCTGGCTGTTCG from Streptomyces avermitilis MA-4680 = NBRC 14893 includes the following:
- a CDS encoding cyclic nucleotide-binding domain-containing protein; its protein translation is MNAPPTSSMLRALPSEHRQQLMRVALEVSFPEGTRLFEEGARADRFWVIRTGAIDLDMHVPGRKAVVIETLRHNELVGWSWLFAPHTWHLGAETTTPVRAYEFDAVAVRAMCQEDSALGLAVAHWVGEILAHRLRSTRTRLLDLHAPYGSGSRH